A single genomic interval of Streptomyces sp. BA2 harbors:
- a CDS encoding allene oxide cyclase barrel-like domain-containing protein, whose protein sequence is MRSSSFPIRLTVAGAAAIGLVIPAGTAAGAAEAAPADGKARSGCVTISFIELLVTTETIDAAPAGTSVGDVVVTEDAVLDEDRNRIGTNDIQGVIIKHDPATGELFSFSTSKYTLDKGVIRVAGIVDLKRLVEGETLKLPAAGVKGRYAGKTGELSWTLISATESLNSIKLCD, encoded by the coding sequence GTGCGTTCATCATCGTTCCCCATCCGGCTCACCGTGGCCGGAGCCGCGGCCATCGGGCTCGTCATACCGGCAGGCACCGCCGCAGGCGCGGCCGAGGCGGCCCCCGCCGACGGCAAGGCCCGCTCCGGCTGCGTCACCATCTCGTTCATCGAGCTGCTGGTCACCACCGAAACCATCGACGCGGCTCCGGCCGGGACGAGTGTCGGGGACGTCGTCGTCACCGAGGACGCGGTGCTCGACGAGGACCGCAACCGCATCGGCACCAACGACATCCAGGGCGTCATCATCAAGCACGACCCCGCGACGGGCGAGCTGTTCTCGTTCTCCACCTCCAAGTACACGCTCGACAAGGGCGTGATCCGGGTCGCCGGCATCGTCGACCTGAAGCGGCTGGTCGAGGGCGAGACGCTGAAGCTCCCGGCGGCCGGCGTGAAGGGCCGCTACGCCGGCAAGACCGGCGAACTGAGCTGGACCCTGATCAGCGCCACCGAGTCGCTCAACTCCATCAAGCTCTGCGACTGA
- a CDS encoding FAD-dependent monooxygenase, whose product MSEPVVVVGAGPAGLMLACELAMRDVPVVLVDPHPAQRLEAPAMAINAGTLELLDQRGLADGLREGTVTFPEVRFADLPLAFDKVPGPREQTHMVLQSRLEKTLIDRALDLGVDLRWGTRLTGFEQAPDGSGVTAVLASDTGEERLDCRYLVGCDGRESLVRQGAGIDYVGDDWVVVRGIVGDVAIDRADVAPEQYGLSYTPNGDQFLGAPLSPGTMRVFSAEFTTRPPEFEDGPATLEQLGAAVRRLTGTELKATEAHWLRHYSIITRNAERYREGRVFLAGDAAHVHYPYNGQGIGTAVGDAVNLGWKIAAEVHGWAPEGLLDTYHEERHAAGRMACMNIQAQLALLYPRALARYMREMLAEFLAFDEVNVFLAELVTNLGPAVPMRYAGFPEPPERDRLLGRRLPRARIKTASGEIAVAEVLHGGRGVLLDLSGHTGGPDVDGWTDRVDVVRAQPVPDLPATLLLRPDGCVAWHDDNGWGEDVLRAALAAWFGAAAD is encoded by the coding sequence ATGAGTGAGCCGGTCGTCGTCGTGGGAGCCGGGCCCGCCGGTCTGATGCTCGCCTGCGAGCTGGCCATGCGAGACGTCCCCGTGGTCCTCGTGGACCCCCATCCCGCACAGCGTCTCGAAGCGCCCGCCATGGCGATCAACGCGGGCACCCTGGAGCTGCTTGACCAGCGTGGGCTGGCCGACGGACTGCGGGAGGGCACGGTCACTTTCCCCGAAGTCCGCTTCGCGGACCTGCCGCTGGCCTTCGACAAGGTCCCCGGACCACGCGAGCAGACGCACATGGTGTTGCAGTCCCGGCTGGAGAAGACGCTCATCGACCGGGCCCTGGACCTCGGCGTGGACCTGCGCTGGGGTACCCGGCTCACCGGCTTCGAGCAGGCACCCGACGGCTCCGGCGTCACCGCGGTCCTGGCCTCGGACACCGGCGAGGAGCGGCTGGACTGCCGTTACCTGGTCGGCTGCGACGGACGCGAGAGCCTGGTCCGCCAGGGGGCCGGCATCGACTACGTCGGGGACGACTGGGTGGTCGTGCGCGGGATCGTCGGTGACGTGGCGATCGACCGCGCGGACGTGGCGCCCGAACAGTACGGGCTGTCGTACACCCCCAACGGCGACCAGTTCCTCGGCGCCCCGCTGAGTCCTGGCACCATGCGTGTGTTCAGCGCCGAATTCACCACCAGGCCACCGGAGTTCGAGGACGGACCGGCGACCCTGGAGCAGCTCGGGGCCGCCGTGCGGCGGCTCACCGGGACGGAACTCAAGGCGACCGAGGCACACTGGCTGCGTCACTACTCGATCATCACCCGCAACGCCGAGCGCTATCGCGAGGGCCGGGTCTTCCTCGCGGGCGACGCCGCACACGTCCACTACCCGTACAACGGGCAGGGCATCGGGACCGCGGTCGGCGACGCGGTGAACCTCGGCTGGAAGATCGCCGCCGAGGTCCACGGCTGGGCCCCCGAAGGCCTGCTGGACACCTACCACGAGGAGCGGCACGCGGCGGGCCGGATGGCCTGCATGAACATCCAGGCACAGCTTGCCCTGCTCTACCCCCGCGCGCTCGCGCGCTACATGCGCGAAATGCTGGCGGAGTTCCTCGCGTTCGACGAGGTCAACGTCTTCCTGGCCGAGTTGGTGACCAACCTCGGCCCGGCCGTCCCGATGCGCTACGCGGGCTTCCCGGAGCCGCCCGAACGGGACCGGCTGCTGGGCCGCCGACTGCCGCGGGCCCGGATCAAGACGGCGAGCGGCGAGATCGCGGTGGCCGAGGTCCTGCACGGCGGACGCGGTGTCCTGCTCGACCTGTCCGGCCACACCGGAGGGCCGGACGTGGACGGCTGGACGGACCGGGTCGACGTGGTGCGGGCCCAGCCCGTGCCCGACCTCCCGGCCACCCTGCTGCTGCGCCCGGACGGCTGCGTCGCCTGGCACGACGACAACGGCTGGGGTGAGGACGTCCTCCGGGCCGCGCTCGCCGCCTGGTTCGGCGCCGCAGCCGACTGA
- a CDS encoding DedA family protein: MTLEHLMRAAATADSPGNWATDLMESLGSPGVAVATGLESLFPTVPSELVLLLGGFTARLGELSFLALLFWSTVGSVVGAVVHYYVGALLGRRRTRALFVRIPLVRETDLDRAEGWFARHGAKAVLLCRLVPIVRSYVSLPAGIERMPLLPFVALTAAGTLLWNLVLLSAGYAAGRNADTVQRYANWFTAVVGIALLAVIVRFVVTRLRARRRDRPGTATGSV, encoded by the coding sequence ATGACCCTCGAACACCTGATGCGGGCCGCAGCCACGGCCGACAGCCCCGGCAACTGGGCCACCGACCTCATGGAGAGCCTGGGCTCTCCCGGAGTCGCCGTCGCCACGGGGCTGGAGAGCCTCTTCCCCACCGTGCCCAGCGAACTCGTGCTCCTGCTCGGCGGGTTCACCGCCCGCCTCGGCGAACTCAGCTTCCTCGCCCTGCTGTTCTGGAGCACCGTCGGCTCGGTCGTCGGAGCCGTCGTCCACTACTACGTCGGCGCACTCCTCGGCAGGCGCCGCACCCGCGCGTTGTTCGTCCGCATCCCGCTGGTCCGGGAGACCGACCTGGACCGGGCCGAGGGCTGGTTCGCCCGCCACGGCGCCAAGGCCGTCCTGCTGTGCCGGCTCGTCCCCATCGTCCGCAGCTACGTCTCACTGCCCGCCGGCATCGAGCGTATGCCGCTGCTGCCCTTCGTCGCTCTCACCGCGGCCGGCACGCTGCTGTGGAACCTCGTCCTGCTCAGCGCCGGCTACGCGGCCGGCCGCAACGCCGACACCGTGCAGCGGTATGCCAACTGGTTCACCGCCGTCGTCGGGATCGCCCTGCTGGCGGTGATCGTACGGTTCGTCGTCACCCGGCTGCGCGCACGGCGCCGGGACCGCCCCGGCACCGCGACCGGATCGGTCTGA